A single genomic interval of Dioscorea cayenensis subsp. rotundata cultivar TDr96_F1 unplaced genomic scaffold, TDr96_F1_v2_PseudoChromosome.rev07_lg8_w22 25.fasta BLBR01001689.1, whole genome shotgun sequence harbors:
- the LOC120256873 gene encoding zinc finger BED domain-containing protein RICESLEEPER 2-like — MSSSPYVGETDGSHINIDEEDDDLEEMPHLGEPTTIKKKCLAKEGNMKRHISTCVRKDIRYVGQLLISSGSMSLSGNKFDVETFRDLLTGAIIMHDLPFKFMEFEGIRAVLTYLKLDLNIVTRNTCKADCLKMFKREKQNIKNMLAVSPGRICLTSDCWSSLTTDGYIYLTAHFVDKSWVLHKRILNFCYMPPPHNGISLSEKIHSFLCDWGIDLRVFTLTLDNASTNDTCATLLKTQLLNKNGLVYGGKYFHMRCWAHIMNLVVQDGLKCIDPCVTKIRECVKYVKGSQVRKQMFLECVAHSSLDSKKGLRQDVTTRWNSTYIMLESAIYYRRAFMHLELSDSNLKHCPSRDEWEKVEKI, encoded by the exons ATGTCTTCAAGTCCATATGTTGGTGAAACTGATGGTTCTCATATAAATATTgatgaggaggatgatgatttGGAGGAAATGCCTCATCTTGGAGAgccaacaacaataaaaaaaaagtgtctcGCAAAAGAAG GAAACATGAAGCGACACATCTCCACTTGTGTTAGAAAAGATATCCGCTATGTAGGTCAGTTACTAATTAGCTCTGGATCTATGTCTTTATCTGGTAATAAGTTTGATGTTGAAACCTTCAGAGATTTGTTAACGGGTGCCATTATTATGCATGATCTACCTTTTAAATTTATGGAGTTTGAAGGAATTAGAGCTGTTTTGAcatatttgaaacttgatttgaataTTGTTACTAGAAATACTTGTAAGGCTGATTGTCTAAAGATGTTTAAAAGGGAAAAACAGAATATCAAAAATATGCTAGCAGTGTCACCTGGAAGGATTTGTTTGACTTCAGATTGTTGGTCATCTTTAACTACTGATGGTTACATATATTTGACTGCTCACTTTGTTGATAAGAGTTGGGTTTTGCATAAAAGAATTTTGAACTTCTGTTATATGCCACCTCCTCATAATGGGATATCATTATctgaaaaaattcatagttttcTATGTGATTGGGGGATTGATTTAAGAGTTTTCACATTGACATTGGACAATGCTTCCACAAATGATACTTGTGCTACTTTGTTGAAGACTCAATTACTTAACAAAAATGGACTTGTATATGGTGGAAAGTATTTTCATATGCGTTGTTGGGCTCATATTATGAATTTAGTGGTTCAAGATGGGCTGAAATGCATAGATCCTTGTGTCACTAAAATTCGTGAATGTGTTAAGTATGTGAAAGGCTCTCAAGTTAGAAAGCAAATGTTTCTTGAATGCGTTGCTCATAGTTCTCTTGATAGCAAGAAAGGATTAAGGCAAGATGTCACTACTCGATGGAACTCAACTTACATCATGCTTGAAAGTGCCATTTATTATCGTCGTGCATTCATGCATTTAGAATTGAGTGATTCAAACTTAAAGCATTGCCCTTCAAGAGATGAATGGGAGAAAGtggagaaaatttaa